The nucleotide sequence GGGATGCGCGACGAGCCCGCGTGGGCGTCGATGTCGGCGACGTTCGCGCTCTCCACGTTCGTCGGGTCCATCACCAGCTCGCCCGGCTCGTCACCCGGGCGGACCGTTACGCCGTGCAGCTGCAGCAGTCCGCGCACGACCCGCACGTCGCGGATGTCGGGCACGTTGCGCAGCCGGCTCGGACCGCTGCCGAGCAGCGCGGCGACCATGGCCTTGGGTACGAGGTTCTTCGCACCGCGGACACGGATCTCGCCACTGAGCGGGGTGCCGCCGTGTACAAGCAGTACGTCGTCAGAGCCGTTGACGGTCATGGATCTCGCGTTCCGTGGAGTTGGGCAGAGGCTTTCCGGCGTGGACGGCCGACCGGTGGACCCTTGGTGCGGGGCCGGCGCGGCGTGGGCCGGAGAGCTAGCGTAAGCGCCGCCCACCCCCATTCCGGAAGTCCAAGGACCCCTAAGCCACGTCATGGGTTCGCCACAACACGAACCGTTCACCATCGGCCACACGGGGTCACCGTCACAGCCGTACGCCCCCGCCGCCTCCCCGTGCGGTGAGCTGCGTGCACGCCGCTACCGCCATTGACTCCCCGCGCGCGGGCAGGATGCGGGATCATGTCTGGCATGACCGAGGTGTCCTCGCTCACAGGGCGGCTGCTCGTGGCCACGCCCGCCCTGGCGGACCCGAACTTCGACCGCGCTGTGGTGCTCCTCCTCGACCACGACGAGAAGGGCTCGCTCGGCGTGGTCCTCAACCGGCCGACCCCGGTGGGCGTCGGCGACATCCTGGCGGGCTGGGCGGACCTCGCCGGCGAACCGGGGGTCGTCTTCCAGGGCGGCCCGGTGCAGCTGGACGCCGCCCTGGGAGTGGCGGTGATCCCCGGCGGCGGCTCCGCGGACCGGGCCCCGCTCGGCTGGAAGCGCGTCCACGGCGCGATCGGCCTCGTCGACCTGGAGGCCCCGCCGGAGCTGCTGGCCTCCGCGCTCGGCTCGCTGCGCATCTTCGCCGGATACTCGGGCTGGGGACCCGGTCAGTTGGAGGACGAACTGGTGGAGGGGGCCTGGTACGTCGTCGAGTCCGAACCCGGCGACGTCTCCTCGCCCTGCCCGGAGAGACTCTGGCGCGAGGTCCTGCGCCGACAGCGCAACGAACTCGCGATGGTGGCCACGTACCCGGACGACCCCTCGCTCAACTGATGCGGGACAGGCGCGAATGACGCATGTCGTCGCGGATCGCTCTTTCGCCGGTGGTGGAGGCCGGGCTGCCGCCGAGGCCTCGACGGTCCCTGTCCCCCACCGCTCCGGCGGGTCGGGACCGGACGCGAACACGGCGTCGGCACCGGTCGCGTCCGTTGTGCGAGGCAGGGACCCACACTCCTCGGCAGTTGATTACCCTTGCAGTCATGAGCACTCTTGAGCCCGAGCGCGGTACTGGTACGGGGACCCTCGTCGAGCCGGCGCCGCAGACGTCGCACGGCGACGGTGACCACGAGCGCTTCGCCCACTATGTCCAGAAGGACAAGATCATGGCGAGCGCCCTCGACGGCACGCCCGTCGTGGCGTTGTGCGGCAAGGTGTGGGTCCCGGGCCGCGACCCGAAGAAATACCCCGTGTGTCCCATGTGCAAGGAGATCTTCGAATCCCTCGGCGCCGGCGGCGGCGACCAGGGCGGCGACGGCAAGAAGTAACACGGCGGACACCAGCTCGGGAGCACCGGTACGTCGGCGGGTGCGGGTGGTGTGTGGTTGCTCGCGCGGTTCCCCGCGCCCCTGAAAAGCGCGGGGCGCCCATGTCTTCAGGGGCGCGTGCGGCCCCACCCACCCGTACCCGCCGACGCGCGCGTGCTCCCGGGCTTTGTCGCGCCGCCCGCCCCCGCCCCCGTTGCACGGAACGCTTCCCGGGATCACAAGGTGGTTGAGACCTCTTGTGGTCATGTCCATGTACTCCCTAGCCTCCGGTGTGTTGTACAGAGCAGAACGCCCGTTGCAGAGAATGCAACGCTCCGCTCCCCCCACCGGAGGACCCGCTCATGAAGCTCGCCGCCAGAATCGCCGCGCCCGTAGCGGCCCTAGCCCTCGCCGGGCTGACCGCCTGCGCCCCCCAGACCTCTGACAACAACTCCTCCGAGGGGGACGAGAAGACCGGCACCCTCCGGGTCTGGCTCTTCCAGGAGGTGAGCAACGCGCCGAAGCAGAAGGTCGTCGACAAGGTGGTCTCCGCCTTCGAGAAGGCGCACGACAGCGTGAGGGTGAAGGTCGAGTACATCCCCGTCGAGACCCGCGCCCAGCGCGTCAAGGCCGCCTTCAACGACCCGAAGAGCGCCCCGGACCTCATCGAGTACGGCAACACCGACACGGCCGGCTATGTGAAGGACGGCGGACTCGCCGACGTCACCACGGAGTTCCACGACTGGTCCGAGGCCAAGGACTCCGACCCGACCGCCAAGACCTCCGTGACGGTCGACGGCAGGATCTACGGGGCACCCTTCTTCGTGGGCGTGCGCGCGCTGTACTACCGCACCGACGTCTTCGACGAGCTCGGCCTCGAAGCCCCGAAATCCCTGGACGAGTTGACCACCGCCGCCAGGACGATCCGCGCCGCCAAGCCCGACCTGTACGGCCTCGTCGTCGGCGGCGCCTACACCTACGGCGCGATGCCCTTCGTCTGGGCCAACGGCGGCGAGATAGCCGAGGGCAAGGGCGGCTCGTACGCCTCCACGATCGACAGCGCGGCCGCCCGGAAGGGCATCGCGGCGTACACCTCGCTCTTCGGCGACGACAACTGCCCCGCCGCCAAGTGCGCGAGCATGGGCGGCAACGACACGGTCACCGCCTTCGCGGCCGGCAAGGCGGGCATGGCGATCGGCGGCGACTTCAGCCACGCGGCCGTCGAGGCCGGCAAGGTCAAGGGCAGGTACGCGGTCGTCCCGCTGCCGGGTGTGAAGTCCGGCTCGGTGGCCCCGGCGTTCGCGGGCGGCAACAACGTCGGCGTCCTGAAGAGCACCACGCACCGCACCCTCGCCGTCGACCTGATGAAGCGGCTGGCGTCCAAGGAGACCCAGGGCGAACTCTTCGACGCGATGGGCTTCCTGCCCACGTACACCGACGTACGGGCCGAGGCGGCCGAGCAGGAGCCGTTCATCGAGCCGTTCGTCAAGACGCTCTCCTCCGGTACGAAGTTCGTGCCCGCCTCCCCGGCGTGGGCACAGATCGACGCGTCGCTGGTGCTGCCGACGATGTTCCAGGAGGTCGTCAGCGGCAAGAAGGACGTGGCCGAGGCGTCGAAGGACGCGGCCGAGCAGATGAACGACGTGTTCGGCACGGTCGGCTGAACCGATGGCGGCGCACGGCACGGTCGAGAAGACCGCCGGGCGGGTCGCGCTCACCGGAGCCGCGACCCGCCCGCCCCGCAGGCGCGATTGGACCCCCTGGATCCATCTCGCCCCCGCGCTCGTCGTACTCGGCGGGCTGCTCGTCTATCCCGTCTGGCAGCTCGGCCTGATCTCGCTCCTGGAGTACACCCAGGCCCAGGTCAGCGGCGGCGAACCGACCACCTTCCAGGGGTTCGGGAACTACGCCGAACTGTTCGGGGACCCCGAGTTCCGGCAGGTCCTGCTGGCCACCGCCGTGTTCGCGGCGGCCTGCGTGGTGTCCACGCTCGCCGTCGGGTGCGCGCTCGCCGTGCTGCTGACACGAGTACGGGCCGTGCCGCGCCTCGCGCTGATGCTGGCGGCGCTCGGGGCGTGGGCGACCCCCGCGATCACCGGGTCCACGGTGTGGCTGCTCCTCTTCGACCCGGACTTCGGCCCGGTCAACCGGATCCTGGGCCTCGGCGACCACTCCTGGACGTACGGGCGTTACAGCGCCTTCTTCCTCGTCCTGCTCGAAGTGGTGTGGTGCTCCTTCCCGTTCGTGATGGTGACCGTCTACGCGGGCATCCGCTCCGTACCCTCCGAGGTCCTGGAGGCCGCGGCCCTGGACGGCGCCTCGCAGTGGCGGATCTGGCGGTCGGTCCTCGCGCCGATGCTCCGGCCGATCCTCGTCGTCGTCACCATTCAGTCGATCATCTGGGACTTCAAGGTCTTCACCCAGATCTATGTGATGACGGGCGGCGGCGGTATCGCGGGCCAGAACCTCGTACTGAACGTGTACGCCTACCAGAAGGCCTTCGCGTCCTCCCAGTACAGCCTCGGTTCGGCGATCGGCGTGGTGATGCTGGTGATTCTGCTGGCGGTCACCCTGGTGTATTTGCGACTGCTGCGCGGACAGGGGGAGGAGCTGTGAATGCAAGGGGTTTCCCGAGGCGGCCCCGGCGGCTCGCGGCGGAGGCATCGGCCCTGGTCATCGCGGTCGTGGTGGCGTTCCCGCTTTACTGGATGGTGCTGAGCGCGTTCAAGCCGACGGGTGAGATCGAGTCGGCCGAGCCTCGGCCATGGACCCTCTCGCCGACGCTGGATTCCTTCCGCCGCGTCTTCGGACAGCAGGAATTCGGCCGCTACTTCGTCAACAGCCTGGTCGTCGCCTGCACGGTGGTGGTCGTCTCCGCGCTGATCGCGTTTCTCGCGGCGACGGCGGTCACCCGATTCCGCTTCCGATTCCGGACCACCTTGCTGATCATGTTCCTGGTCGCCCAGATGGTGCCCGTGGAGGCGCTCACCATCCCGCTCTTCTTCCAGATGCGGGACTTCGGCCTACTCAACACCCTGGGCGCGCTGATCCTGCCCCACATCGCCTTCTCGCTGCCGTTCGCGATCTGGATGCTGCGCGGCTTTGTGAAGGCCGTACCGGAGGCGCTGGAGGAGGCGGCCCAACTCGACGGGGCGAGCCGTTCCCGATTCCTCTGGCAGATCCTTTTCCCCCTCGTCTTCCCGGGGCTGGTGGCCACCAGCGTCTTCTCCTTCATCTCCGCCTGGAACGACTTCCTGTTCGCCAAGTCGTTCATCATCAGCGACACGTCCCAGTCGACCCTGCCGATGGCCCTCCTGGTGTTCTACAAGCCCGAAGAGCCGGACTGGGGCGGCGTGATGGCGGCGTCCACGGTGATGACGATTCCGGTGCTGATCTTCTTCGTACTCGTACAGCGACGGCTGGTCTCCGGACTGGGCGGCGCGGTCAAGGACTGACGTGAGTGAACTGATTCCCGCGCCCCGCCGCGTCGACGCCGGTTCAGGCGAGGTACGGCTGACTCCGCACTCCCGGCTCCACGCCCACGACGGGACGGAGGGCGTCGGCCACTGGCTGCGCACCGTCCTGCGGGAGGCCACCGGCCTGCCGCTGCGCGAGGGGCGGGAGCTCGACGACACCGACGAGGACGGCATCGGGCTCCGGCTCGACCCCGGACTCGGCCCCGAGGAGTACCGCCTCGTCAGCGACCCGTCCGGCGTCCTCGTCGAGGGCGGCAGCGCGGCCGGCGTCTTCTGGGGAGCCCAGACACTGCGGCAGCTCCTCGGCCCCGACGCGTATCGCAGGGCCCCTCTCGGGCGCGACCGCACCTGGGCCGTGCCGCACGTCAGGATCGAGGATGCCCCCCGTTTCCCCTGGCGCGGCCTCATGCTCGACGTCGCCCGGCACTTCATGCCCAAGGACCAGGTCCTGCGCTACCTCGATCTGATGGCCGCGCACAAAGTCAACGTCCTCCACTTCCACTTGACGGACGACCAGGGCTGGCGGATCGAGATCGAGCGATACCCGAGGCTGACGGAGGTCGGCTCCTGGCGGGCGCGCACGAAAATTGGCCATCGCGCGTCACCCCTCTGGGAGGAGAAGCCGCACGGGGGTTACTACACGAAGGACGACATCCGCGAAATCGTCGCCTACGCGGCCGCGCGGCATATCACCGTGGTCCCCGAGATCGACATCCCGGGACACAGCCAGGCCGCCATCGCCGCGTATCCGGAACTCGGCAACACCGATGTCATCGACACGACCTCCCTCACAGTCTGGGACACCTGGGGCATCAGCAAGAACGTACTCGCCCCCACCGACAACACCCTGCGTTTCTACGAGGGGGTGTTCGAGGAAGTCCTGGAGCTGTTCCCGTCGTCCTTCGTGCACATCGGCGGCGACGAGTGCGCCAAGGACCAGTGGAAGGAGTCGGCCACCGTGCAGGCCCGCATCCGGGAGCTGGGGCTCGCGGACGAGGACGAGTTGCAGTCGTGGTTCGTCCGGCACTTCGACAACTGGCTGACCGCGCGCGGGCGTCGCCTGATCGGATGGGACGAGATCCTGCAGGGCGGGAGCCGAGCCGAAGGGCGCGCCCCTGTCGAAAGCGACGAGGAGGAGGGAGCGAAGCGACCGCTCGACGAGGTGGGGGCACCCCCGGCCGGAGGCTGGGGGAGTCGACAGGGGATCAGAGCGCCCGGAGGCGAGGCGACAGGAATCAGCCTCGCGCCGGGGGCGGCCGTGTCGTCCTGGAGGGGCTACGCGGGCGGCATCACGGCGGCCCGCGCGGGCCACGACGTGGTCATGTGCCCCGAGCAGCAGGTGTATCTGGACCACCGTCAGGACGGCGGCCCCGACGAGCCGGTGCCCATCGGCTTCGTCCGCACCCTGGAGGACGTCTTCCGGTTCGAGCCGGTGCCACCGGAGTTGACGCCCGACGAGGCGCGGCATGTGCTGGGCACCCAGGCCAATGTGTGGACCGAGGTGATGGAGGACTCCGCGCGCGTGGATTACCAGACCTTCCCGCGCCTGGTGGCCTTCGCCGAGGTGGCCTGGAGCCGGCTGCCGGAACCCGCCGAGCGTGACTTCGCCGACTTCGAGCGCCGGATGACGGCCCACTACCCGCGACTTGACGCACTCGGCGTCGGATATCGGCCGCCCTCGGGTCCGCGTCCGTGGCAGCGGCGGCCCGGTGTGCTCGGACGTCCGATCGAGGGGACGCCCCCGAACGTGTGAGGCGACCGCGAACCGGTGGGACCGAAAGCGCGTGCCCTGCGACTGTGGCCACAGAGAGAACAAGAGGCGCAAGGGGGTCAAGTGGCGCCGTAAGTGTTAATTCGCGCCTATGGGTTATGTCGTGCCAAAACGGACCATCTCTCGGGCGGGGTGGGCGAATGCCTCCTGTCGGACCCCCGCGTTCGGACCTCGCGAGAATGTGCCAGAGTTGCCACGTCCGCCCTGTCAGCACGTACCGTACGGCAACACAG is from Streptomyces sp. NBC_01314 and encodes:
- a CDS encoding YqgE/AlgH family protein, with translation MTEVSSLTGRLLVATPALADPNFDRAVVLLLDHDEKGSLGVVLNRPTPVGVGDILAGWADLAGEPGVVFQGGPVQLDAALGVAVIPGGGSADRAPLGWKRVHGAIGLVDLEAPPELLASALGSLRIFAGYSGWGPGQLEDELVEGAWYVVESEPGDVSSPCPERLWREVLRRQRNELAMVATYPDDPSLN
- a CDS encoding DUF3039 domain-containing protein, translating into MSTLEPERGTGTGTLVEPAPQTSHGDGDHERFAHYVQKDKIMASALDGTPVVALCGKVWVPGRDPKKYPVCPMCKEIFESLGAGGGDQGGDGKK
- a CDS encoding extracellular solute-binding protein; translated protein: MKLAARIAAPVAALALAGLTACAPQTSDNNSSEGDEKTGTLRVWLFQEVSNAPKQKVVDKVVSAFEKAHDSVRVKVEYIPVETRAQRVKAAFNDPKSAPDLIEYGNTDTAGYVKDGGLADVTTEFHDWSEAKDSDPTAKTSVTVDGRIYGAPFFVGVRALYYRTDVFDELGLEAPKSLDELTTAARTIRAAKPDLYGLVVGGAYTYGAMPFVWANGGEIAEGKGGSYASTIDSAAARKGIAAYTSLFGDDNCPAAKCASMGGNDTVTAFAAGKAGMAIGGDFSHAAVEAGKVKGRYAVVPLPGVKSGSVAPAFAGGNNVGVLKSTTHRTLAVDLMKRLASKETQGELFDAMGFLPTYTDVRAEAAEQEPFIEPFVKTLSSGTKFVPASPAWAQIDASLVLPTMFQEVVSGKKDVAEASKDAAEQMNDVFGTVG
- a CDS encoding carbohydrate ABC transporter permease, with amino-acid sequence MAAHGTVEKTAGRVALTGAATRPPRRRDWTPWIHLAPALVVLGGLLVYPVWQLGLISLLEYTQAQVSGGEPTTFQGFGNYAELFGDPEFRQVLLATAVFAAACVVSTLAVGCALAVLLTRVRAVPRLALMLAALGAWATPAITGSTVWLLLFDPDFGPVNRILGLGDHSWTYGRYSAFFLVLLEVVWCSFPFVMVTVYAGIRSVPSEVLEAAALDGASQWRIWRSVLAPMLRPILVVVTIQSIIWDFKVFTQIYVMTGGGGIAGQNLVLNVYAYQKAFASSQYSLGSAIGVVMLVILLAVTLVYLRLLRGQGEEL
- a CDS encoding carbohydrate ABC transporter permease, coding for MNARGFPRRPRRLAAEASALVIAVVVAFPLYWMVLSAFKPTGEIESAEPRPWTLSPTLDSFRRVFGQQEFGRYFVNSLVVACTVVVVSALIAFLAATAVTRFRFRFRTTLLIMFLVAQMVPVEALTIPLFFQMRDFGLLNTLGALILPHIAFSLPFAIWMLRGFVKAVPEALEEAAQLDGASRSRFLWQILFPLVFPGLVATSVFSFISAWNDFLFAKSFIISDTSQSTLPMALLVFYKPEEPDWGGVMAASTVMTIPVLIFFVLVQRRLVSGLGGAVKD
- a CDS encoding beta-N-acetylhexosaminidase gives rise to the protein MSELIPAPRRVDAGSGEVRLTPHSRLHAHDGTEGVGHWLRTVLREATGLPLREGRELDDTDEDGIGLRLDPGLGPEEYRLVSDPSGVLVEGGSAAGVFWGAQTLRQLLGPDAYRRAPLGRDRTWAVPHVRIEDAPRFPWRGLMLDVARHFMPKDQVLRYLDLMAAHKVNVLHFHLTDDQGWRIEIERYPRLTEVGSWRARTKIGHRASPLWEEKPHGGYYTKDDIREIVAYAAARHITVVPEIDIPGHSQAAIAAYPELGNTDVIDTTSLTVWDTWGISKNVLAPTDNTLRFYEGVFEEVLELFPSSFVHIGGDECAKDQWKESATVQARIRELGLADEDELQSWFVRHFDNWLTARGRRLIGWDEILQGGSRAEGRAPVESDEEEGAKRPLDEVGAPPAGGWGSRQGIRAPGGEATGISLAPGAAVSSWRGYAGGITAARAGHDVVMCPEQQVYLDHRQDGGPDEPVPIGFVRTLEDVFRFEPVPPELTPDEARHVLGTQANVWTEVMEDSARVDYQTFPRLVAFAEVAWSRLPEPAERDFADFERRMTAHYPRLDALGVGYRPPSGPRPWQRRPGVLGRPIEGTPPNV